In Jatrophihabitans endophyticus, one DNA window encodes the following:
- a CDS encoding glycoside hydrolase 5 family protein codes for MPPSAQPPPQPQLPQPQASTPPPAGSRRRRAAVLAVGVVAVAVIVVGIVVALRADPDGGTAARRTSAGTAPRTTVGTMVPTASPSRVPAGLPARAGVTVGSALYQRSPASLARALDDVVDLHLGWIRIDLSWAEIQPDSAARFRWEDVDTVVAAARRRGLQVLGLLTYTPAWARADGCRGFVCPPRSTAEFARFAAAAVARYAPRGVRTYQLWNEPNIAQFWADPDPVAYGRLVTATVPAMRAAAPGLTVVLGGLAFAGTDDDARDRGDVDAGRFLARACADRRCPVDAIGYDPDTYPALPSATTQPPNAWQLMTRPASGRVALRTAMARVGLGRTPVWVTGFGAPTRYAGARSRRVVAESTQARILLDGARLAGRRDSGVAAYFVDTLRDTARHGSLRDHFGLVTADGRRKPAFRTLARAFGG; via the coding sequence GTGCCCCCCTCGGCGCAACCCCCGCCGCAGCCGCAACTGCCGCAGCCGCAGGCGTCCACGCCGCCGCCGGCCGGGTCGCGCCGGCGCCGGGCCGCCGTCCTCGCCGTGGGCGTCGTCGCGGTCGCGGTCATCGTGGTGGGGATCGTGGTGGCCCTGCGCGCCGACCCCGACGGTGGCACCGCGGCGCGCCGGACGTCCGCCGGCACCGCTCCGCGGACCACCGTCGGGACCATGGTCCCGACGGCGTCGCCGAGCCGGGTGCCCGCCGGCCTGCCGGCGCGGGCCGGCGTCACCGTCGGCAGCGCGCTGTACCAGCGTTCGCCGGCCTCGCTCGCGCGCGCCCTCGACGACGTCGTCGACCTGCACCTCGGCTGGATCCGGATCGACCTGTCGTGGGCCGAGATCCAGCCCGATTCCGCCGCGCGCTTCCGGTGGGAGGACGTCGACACCGTCGTCGCCGCGGCACGGCGCCGTGGCCTGCAGGTGCTCGGCCTGCTCACCTACACGCCCGCGTGGGCCCGGGCCGACGGCTGCCGGGGCTTCGTGTGCCCGCCCCGCAGCACCGCCGAGTTCGCCCGCTTCGCCGCGGCCGCCGTGGCCCGGTACGCGCCGCGCGGCGTGCGCACCTACCAGCTCTGGAACGAGCCGAACATCGCGCAGTTCTGGGCCGACCCCGACCCCGTCGCGTACGGCCGGCTGGTGACCGCCACCGTGCCGGCGATGCGCGCCGCGGCGCCGGGCCTGACCGTCGTGCTCGGCGGGCTGGCCTTCGCCGGCACCGACGACGACGCCCGGGACCGGGGGGACGTCGACGCCGGCCGCTTCCTCGCCCGCGCGTGCGCCGACCGCCGCTGCCCGGTGGACGCGATCGGCTACGACCCCGACACCTACCCGGCGCTGCCCAGCGCCACCACGCAACCGCCCAACGCCTGGCAGCTCATGACCCGGCCGGCATCCGGACGGGTGGCGCTCCGCACGGCGATGGCCCGGGTCGGGCTGGGCAGGACGCCGGTCTGGGTGACCGGCTTCGGTGCCCCGACCCGCTACGCCGGCGCCCGCAGCAGGCGGGTGGTCGCCGAGTCCACGCAGGCCCGCATCCTGCTCGACGGCGCCCGGTTGGCGGGACGCCGCGACTCGGGCGTCGCGGCCTACTTCGTCGACACCCTGCGCGACACGGCTCGGCACGGCAGCCTGCGCGACCACTTCGGGTTGGTCACCGCCGACG